GCCCGTGCCCGGGCCCGGCTGCGGCAGGTCGCGCCCGGGAAGGTCGAGGGCCTGCGCTCGGCGCTGGGTCTGCTGTGCGCGGATCCTGAGATCGGCGGATCCGTCACCGAGCTGAGCCTGGCGCTGCCGGCTGCGACGCTCATCGACGAGTTGGTGGTCATCGACACTCCAGGGGCCAATGCCGACGACGAGCACCATGTGACGGTCACCCGGGAGGTCTTGGCGAACGAGGCCGACGCCGCGGTGGTCGTGCTGTCGGCCAACACTCCCGTCTCCGACAGCCTGGTCACGTTTCTGCTGGACACCCTGGACTTCGACCTGCTCTCGCGCTGCGTCTTCGTCGTCTCGTGGATGGACTCGATCCCGTCGCCGGAACGCGACGACCTGCTGGTGCGGATCCGCCGGCGGCTCGAACGCAAGCTTTCCCTGCGGTCCGTCACCGTGCTGCCGGCCGCACCCGTGTGGGCGTTGCGCGCGGCGCAGGGCGAGGCGCTCAGTGCCGATGAGCGCGGCTGGGCCGATCAGTTCCCGTCGCTGGTCGAGACGCTGCATACGATCATGCGCCGGCAGCGTGCGCTCGCCTCCGCCTCGACGGTGCTTCGGCTGTTGGACGGCGCCTTGGCCGCGATGCAGGACCGGCTCCGGCAGCAGGCCGGGCAGCTCGCCGCCGAACAGACGGCGCTGGAGCGGCTGCCGATCCACGATGTGGCGGCTTTTCTGCGCACCGAGGCCATGCGGGGGCAAGCGACGCTCGAGGGCCTGGTCACGGACCTCGAATCGAGCATGTCCCGGCGGATCTCGAGCGCGCGCGGCTCGCTGGATTCCTCGACCGACGACGCGCTGGACGCGGCCCGGAGCAAATCCGCCCTCGCCACGTGCATGCGCGAGACGATCCCCGGACTGGTCCAGAACGCCCTCGCCGGACTCGAGCGGACGATCGGCGCCGAGCTGTCCGCCGCGAGCGGCCGGGTCTCGTCCGCGGTGCTCGGCGGACTCGATCGCGCGACGGCGGAACAGTACCGGCAGTTCGCCGCGATCAGCGGTTCCGGCGTGGTCTCGGGACGCTTCAGCGCCTCGGCCAGCGTCAGTCTCGGG
This genomic window from Actinospica robiniae DSM 44927 contains:
- a CDS encoding dynamin family protein, producing the protein MTTYQSTRFDAEIDGHLEFARSAVRSVQLGAEDRAALVEQFAAVERRLTDRTHRLAVIGEFSSGKSTFINALLGEELLPTGLAPTTAVALRIQAGQGRELAFRLDGEARGHVLSEPGGTRLSARGRATARARARLRQVAPGKVEGLRSALGLLCADPEIGGSVTELSLALPAATLIDELVVIDTPGANADDEHHVTVTREVLANEADAAVVVLSANTPVSDSLVTFLLDTLDFDLLSRCVFVVSWMDSIPSPERDDLLVRIRRRLERKLSLRSVTVLPAAPVWALRAAQGEALSADERGWADQFPSLVETLHTIMRRQRALASASTVLRLLDGALAAMQDRLRQQAGQLAAEQTALERLPIHDVAAFLRTEAMRGQATLEGLVTDLESSMSRRISSARGSLDSSTDDALDAARSKSALATCMRETIPGLVQNALAGLERTIGAELSAASGRVSSAVLGGLDRATAEQYRQFAAISGSGVVSGRFSASASVSLGAVADLSGLGSAVDAVTSDDNKLMGAGMASGALIGTAIAPVLGTAIGALFGAAIRMFGKPAKQVREQYKENVGDAVYRAFRDVRSVAERAVSDFSDAGRAALDSRVAALKAAYGPVIAEAMRRHQERTRAVQTEQASLRTAAAAVGERRSAIQATREAIAVQDAA